A region from the Xenopus laevis strain J_2021 chromosome 4S, Xenopus_laevis_v10.1, whole genome shotgun sequence genome encodes:
- the slc3a2.S gene encoding solute carrier family 3, member 2 (The RefSeq protein has 1 substitution compared to this genomic sequence) yields the protein MTQDTALDMKDVELNELDQEKVPMAGGAGDSPNGGAEKNGVVKVKLEDEDEKSQKFTGLSKEELLRVAGTPTWVRVRWALLILFWLGWAGMLAGAVVIIVQAPRCRPLPAMEWWNKGPLYQVGDPATFQEDGAGNIQSIEKRIESLSSLKVKGLIIGPIHVTKKDQIGETQLTDIDPNYGTKEQFASLLEAARKKSIQIILDLTPNYHSEKSWFEKTERESIVDFEDNVTEAVNVWLERGVGGIYFGDSENFPNASSFLSEWGNMTANYSKEGKPRVLLLSTSTVHNNLAGPSNETVQGTLFYRFLDAENKKNFSSLGATIKQYVAETGILGNSWMVGAPQMRHLASMVNENLLRVYQLLLFTLPGTPISLYGDEIGLKDLSGLAAQLSGPIMQWGEVSVSNNSPQIATDVNANVTFKGQDADKGSFLNVYRKLSDLRGKERSLLHGDFALLYNSDQAISFLRSWDQNERYVTALNFNYEGEAELFLKQDGDKELPEQGTVVLSSNPQRKDGDTVSLKSLKLGAGEALLLKYPYSG from the exons ATGACCCAAGATACCGCCCTAGACATGAAAGACGTTGAACTGAATGAACTGGACCAAGAGAAGGTCCCAATGGCAGGTGGGGCCGGAGACAGCCCAAATGGAGGGGCAGAGAAGAATGGAGTTGTTAAGGTGAAGCTTGAAGATGAGGATGAGAAGAGTCAGAAATTTACAGGGTTGTCCAAAGAAGAATTACTGCGAGTGGCTGGTACCCCGGCATGGGTGAGAGTCCGATGGGCACTGCTGATTCTGTTTTGGCTAGGCTGGGCCGGCATGCTAGCAGGAGCTGTGGTCATCATCGTACAAGCCCCTCGTTGCCGACCTTTGCCAGCGATGGAGTGGTGGAACAAGGGACCCCTCTACCAAGTTGGAGATCCAGCAACCTTTCAAGAAGACGGGGCTGGAAATATTCAGA GTATAGAGAAGCGCATTGAGTCACTTTCCAGTCTGAAAGTCAAAGGTTTGATTATTGGCCCAATACACGTCACAAAGAAAGATCAGATCGGAGAAACCCAACTCACTGACATTGACCCCAATTACGGCACAAAGGAGCAATTCGCCAGTCTGCTGGAAGCTGCGCGCAAAAAGA GTATTCAGATCATCTTGGACCTTACTCCTAATTACCACAGTGAAAAGAGCTGGTTTGAAAAGACTGAAAGGGAGTCGATCGTTGACTTTGAGGATAATGTAACG GAAGCGGTTAATGTTTGGCTGGAACGTGGCGTCGGAGGAATATACTTTGGAGACAGTGAGAATTTTCCCAAT GCAAGCAGTTTTCTTTCTGAATGGGGGAACATGACTGCCAATTACAGCAAAGAAGGAAAACCAAG AGTGTTACTGTTATCCACAAGTACTGTCCATAACAACCTTGCTGGTCCCTCAAACGAGACAGTTCAAGGCACACTCTTCTATCGCTTCCTGGATGCTGAAAACAAGAAAAACTTTAGTTCTTTGGGTGCGACCATCAAGCAATATGTGGCCGAGACTGGCATCCTGGGGAACAGTTGGATG GTTGGAGCACCACAAATGCGCCATTTGGCTTCTATGGTCAACGAGAATCTTCTTCGTGTCTACCAACTCCTGCTCTTCACACTGCCGGGGACTCCAATCTCTTTATATGGGGATGAAATTGGACTAAAAGACCTTTCTGGCCTG gctGCACAGCTTTCAGGACCTATCATGCAGTGGGGAGAAGTTTCAGTGTCCAATAACTCTCCTCAAATTGCAACAGACGTAAATGCAAATGTCACATTTAAG GGACAAGATGCCGACAAGGGGTCGTTCCTAAACGTATACAGGAAGTTGAGTGACCTGCGGGGGAAAGAGCGGTCCCTCCTGCACGGCGACTTTGCACTACTATATAATAGTGACCAGGCCATATCTTTCCTAAGAAGTTGGGATCAGAATGAGCGATATGTGACGGCTTTAAACTTTAACTACGAGGGGGAGGCAGAACTGTTCCtgaaacaagatggagacaaagaGCTGCCAGAACAGGGAACAGTTGtgttgagttccaacccacaacGAAAAGACGGGGACACTGTTTCCCTAAAAAGCTTGAAGTTAGGAGCCGGAGAGGCTTTACTCCTTAAATATCCTTATAGTGGATAA